GTCGGCCATGAGGACACGATGAATGTGCCTGATATGGTCCGCAGTGGATCTGATGACAAGGGTGACAAAACGCTGCGAAAGCTATCTCGAGCAAATGGTAATGAAAAGCTGCCAAAAAATAACTCACTGACTGTGTCTCTCGAGCTTAATCGCGGAGAAAGTGAACTAACACCAAGCAGAGAGGTGGAGAGTCCATCGGGCAAGACAACCTTGTCGACAAAACCGAATTCCGATCTTTTGTTAACGGTAGAGAAACTAGGAAGACACAAAGGTTTGGTCATTGTGCAGTTTTTGAATCTCGGCTACATCAACATGACGAAAAGTTGGATTTGTAATGTAGAGTGCATGGATATACTGCCGTTTACAATCCTGATCACAAGTGATAGACTGGCGTACTGGCAACTGAAAGAATGGAAACCCGATTTGAACGTCGTCTTACAAACATTTGGTGATTCGAAAAGTATGAGGCATAATGAAGACTCTTACAATGAGTATTTGTGCTATCGAGTCCGATTAGTAGACTTGATTTTAAATTTACCGATGTCTGTATTCCTTGTCGAATCAGATGCGGTTTGGTTTTCAAATCCGCTTGTCTTCATTAACCGTTACTCAAATGTCGACATTGTGGCAAACACAAACAATGCCCTTAGCGAAGAGAAGAAAGCAATGGCAGGTTTTGTTTTCCTGAATGCTACGTCATCGACTCGTAGTCTTTGGACAAAACTCAGGCAAAAACTTGACAACATCTCTAAGAGGTACCAAAATGGTACCGGGAAGAGTGCTGGCGATATGGGGATTTTCAACGCACTACTCAAGAAAGAAAAACCAAAAGTAGAATGGTTCCCGGCGGaccagtttttcagcgggcttTGGTATGGTCAGCCAAAACTGCGCGATACTCCCAAGCAACCAGTAGTGATACAAAACAACTGTGTTGCGGGAAATGACCGAAAAGAAAAAAGAGCAAAAAGGTGGAGTCACTGGTTCCTTTCCAACAGTACCGAAGAATGTATCGGAAATCCGTGCCGCTAAATGCGTGTTTTTCTTCACTTCTTTTGAAACAATGGAGTTTCTCTTTGTTTTTATGTGAGCAAAGCTAGTATTAGTATGCCACAATGCTATAATTTATGCACAGCTTATGTTAGGTCGTTTTACAACGTATGCTCACTgcaaaaaaatatggtaaatgtTTTGGGTGAGTTTATTACTAGAAAGCAAAcactttattttctccattaAGACATTAGACATACTTAAAGAAAAGCTGTTAATTttaaactcaaactttcacaaaatgttCATATGGTGTAAGTTTAAGTTTCAATATAGTCAAATACTAAGAATATTCAAGTTTAACCATTACGGTTTTGTTAGCAAATTGACAGTCAGCACAATCTGTGCAAGTGGATTTCCAATTCTAGGTATAagctgatgaaataaaaataagatGGCTTACAGACCAATAGCAAGTCATCGCCAGTTGTTCTACGATCTGGTGCCCAGTTTTTGTTAGCTTGTCAGGGCAGAGTTGTCTGATAAGATTCGACGTTGAGgatttcaaacattttgtgCTGTtacataatgattagttgattcAAACTGTATCAAAATGTAATCATGGCCAacaaaaatactcaaaaaacaaatgaaatcagCATTGGTCGGAGATGTTCCTGAGAGATCAAAAATTAGAAATGACAAATAGGACTTTAATGGGATTGCAGGTTTAGTTACTCTGAATTTAAGTATTATTTGCGGATTTGTCTTCCATCTCTCTTCTGTATAAGGGATATCTTCGAGTCAGCCTCTGCATTTAGAAGTGCCCTCTAATTTGAAACTAGGATGGATGTACGGGAATTCATGGTAGTATCTTGATATTATACACTAAATTGTGCAATTATGTTTTCTAGCGACCTTTCTCATTATTTCATTCCTCGTTGAAGTATAGATACCATTGAGGTGAATGCTGAGTAAGTAGTTGCACTTTCACCATCGCATGTTGATCGGGCATGTCTGTGTATTTGATTTAGAATAGCTGTATCGGAACTATGGGCTGTAGCTCAAAATCTTATGAACCTTATCCAGACAGCAAAACTATAACAACATAACTTATAATTTGTATCATGATTTTGGCTACCTTTTTTTTCGTTACATGTCTTACCTACGTGGGACATCGGAGATTTGGCAACTGAGCATACTTAGACTATGGACAAGGTGGCTATTCAAATGCATTAAATTGTTTAGCACAACGATATTACAATGGAcacttgttattattattttcatttttattacacTTTATTTATTGAGGGTAAtcttatttacaaaataaattgtaatttccatcaaAGCCCTATACTCAATCCGTCAGCTGCGACGAAAAAACAATTCACGGTCCATATCTTTGTTGAGCTCAGTGTTGCTAGCGTTACTGAATTACTGCTGATAATATAATATCGAGACTATTCTGTGTCAGCCATGCTATGCAAGTCCCCTTCTAATTAAGTCGAATTACAGGAACTAAAATAACTTTTCTCTTAGGCATTACTGTTTATTCCGTGCTGTCCAATGTATGAATAGCGACTCTGTGTTATCTGTCTTCCTTTGAGTTCGAGAAAATCAAAGAAGTTGCTTTGCTAAAGGGACAGTTAATGTGGCTGATATGTTTTATAATATTTGCATTAATTTTgttctttacatgtaatgaaaCCTGTACCAGCTATGTTATAGTTACTCAGTATTTCATTGtatgattttgattttctaagtgtggaaaatagcaaatgctgCACATTTGCTGCTGGAATACTTGGGGTCGAAGGCCAGTAATATTAGATTGTCCGGTGGATTAATTTCTCTCAGCAAACACCAATCTAATTCAGAGGCTATTCATGCGCCGCTAACATGTGACTGCTGGAATACAAACTCTTTCATACACTGGCAAAAGTGTTGTTATTTCGCCTTTGTACAACAACTGTGTGAAAAGGAAAATCAAATTATTCCAGGGGATCCTTGGGAACGTCGTTGAATCatgatcacaaaacacatcaagTTGCTATTCATACCGTTGCTATTTACTATTACCCTTTTCTGTCAACATTGGTCATTTTCTCACGAAAAGAGCTCCCTGCAATCTATGTCCAGAATGGCGCAAAGTAGTTACAGCTTTGTCGGCCTCGAGGACACGATGAATGTGCCTGGAATGGTTAGCAGTGGATCTGATGACAAGGGTGAAAAACCAGTGCCAAAGCTATCTCTAACAAATGGTACTGACAAGCTACCTGAAAATAGTTCATTGGCAGCATCTCTCGACCTTAAGCAATCACCAAGCACAGAGATGGAGAATCCAACAGGAAAGACAACCTTG
Above is a window of Ptychodera flava strain L36383 chromosome 19, AS_Pfla_20210202, whole genome shotgun sequence DNA encoding:
- the LOC139118108 gene encoding uncharacterized protein gives rise to the protein MEQSSYSSVGHEDTMNVPDMVRSGSDDKGDKTLRKLSRANGNEKLPKNNSLTVSLELNRGESELTPSREVESPSGKTTLSTKPNSDLLLTVEKLGRHKGLVIVQFLNLGYINMTKSWICNVECMDILPFTILITSDRLAYWQLKEWKPDLNVVLQTFGDSKSMRHNEDSYNEYLCYRVRLVDLILNLPMSVFLVESDAVWFSNPLVFINRYSNVDIVANTNNALSEEKKAMAGFVFLNATSSTRSLWTKLRQKLDNISKRYQNGTGKSAGDMGIFNALLKKEKPKVEWFPADQFFSGLWYGQPKLRDTPKQPVVIQNNCVAGNDRKEKRAKRWSHWFLSNSTEECIGNPCR